cgccaaccaaggcaagctaatattcttgctaagtgcaaagctctccaagagcaaggcaccaccacaTTTTACTTCATGCTTAATGATTCCATCCCAAGTttcactttacaagctttactggtTTTGGTTTATCacagtttactttttgattcatgattcacttggtctagagtagaacaagatcatcaaaatcagcCTAGAGCAATGaatgctagatagcacccctcatgactagttgctagtgctaacaaataaagttgactactctagatgggaacagtgtgaaatgaaatgacattgaatgattttgaaggtgaatatgacatgaatgacttgatgaacttgataaaaactgatggttgggttcggatgcgatagcattccaatttacaagtacccccacaatacctgattatgggtagggcttaactggaagtttatgtgtcttagtatgggttccctctaaacaagcgtcataggggttatgccgaggctgcctccgttgtaagtgaaatgatgtgaaatgacgtgaatatgaggtgaatgtccggcccaagccctgtgcagttcccaggctgacggtttgtcttcactgggaggccaagctcatggggagaggtgcctatactaggatatgtaagtgaaaggttatggttgatgatccgcgtactgagttacgattattttgggttatccctgatggatgtaatcaaatattgtggcacaagtgtgcaacctctgcagagtgtaaaactattcgaatagccgtgtccacggttacggacgattggaaaggccatactgttctgttgtcagatgttttctgaACTGAATGGTGAAATACATGGTGACATGAATGGTGAACCtgaattgaatcacaactgagttgtgggaatgacactaatgttcccacttgagttggtTAGCAAATGAGGAGTCTTTTCCTAaaagtttgtgaactaaaatttactttatgcaaataaacctagagcttagcatccaatTAATAAAATGGATAGTAATTActatagtattagtttgcgagtactttaaaaatactcacggctgtgtccctggctattcaaatggccagactatgaagagaagcagcagtatgaagatgacggccagcaggatgtctacaacaactaggagttcttctaacgtcaagcgttggcctgtggaattagatagtccactactactactacgcttccgctttgtaatatttgtgatgttcgttgatcaatagatcaactatggttgtaatattggatcatgtgatctacttttgtaagacgattatggtttgtaatgaatgatgacttatgatatcaactgttatgtctcgcaacaacattattcctgggattgcgatgaacggcataataggcatcttgacttaaaaatccgggtgttgacagcagaTAAAAGTGTATTTCGATGAAACTTTGCCCCTAGACATGTATATGTACTAATATATCTTTTTTTTCAgaaattttttttcgataaagggaatatattaatatcaaaagatactaactacacccagcctctgcaacaacgcaacaccctaatggcagtacggatgcacacagccaaaaaagagaaaaaaaaaactaagaaataaaagtctcgCCACAGTATCCAAGGTCTAGCAataacaatacatccaccaccaagacaacacctgaaatacagactctctaaaagcgatgcctccaagaagggaacagtacaCGAGCGCTGTCAtcgtccgatcaaagatcttaggttttcaccctgaagatagtcctcgCTCTTAAAACAATACCTCCAACAAGATCATTGCcatgcacaaccagttaaggccagaccttgggttttcaccttgaaaggtaggactctaaaCTTCACCTATGCTGccacccccactttcataccactgttgcgaatcccggaacaccaagcaagttcctCAACATCGCGAAGACTTGGACCTTCTTTAGCTAATCCCCCAATcccgccttcatgatattctctgcttctgacttcaccatggaccaaaagtcacttgatgtcaactcaGAGTAGAGCTTAACGCCGCTCCCTCCGAAACCAAACGCTcataataaaagcatgggtgcgtgcGACCTAATACCAGCCGAACCTgtgaactccaggcaaaagatgcactgttccattcgctaTCGGAGCCTTTCGGAACTCATCACTCCGGCTAGATGAAGAAATATCGGCATCCGGAATGTCTTCATCTTCGCgaaagaagaaccctaggaccaccaccatgAAAGTTGGAACGTACGACCCCCACACCGCCGCCATGACTGGGAACCACggtccatcttcctcctccaactCGGCCGGTGGAGGCCGGCAGCCATCGGGATAGCGGCTACGCATGCCCACGACGCGGAGACGGCCGGCTGCTGCCCGCCACGATAGCCTGGCCGAGCCTCATTGTCGCCGCCTCGCGACCATGTACCTTACCACTGCCGCCGCCCCACCGAGTTCCGCCACACCACCGCGTCCCCCGCCATGATCCAGGTGATGTAGCTAAAGGCCACCACCACCAGACACGCCATCCACCGTTGCCGCCCCTGAAAGaccccgcctccgcgcgaaggggAGTCCATGGGCGCGCCACCATCACCCCTGGCTTTGGCAGCCGGGCGCGGCCGCCACCGCCAACCCCGATGGCGGCAGCGGCCAGGAAGAGGAAGATCAACTGCTTTTTCTAGGGTTTGGGTCGTCGCCCAGAGCCGCCTCGCGCGAGACTACCCGGGGCGAAGATTGGGTAGggagggaggagagggggaggGAGGGGACGGTGGTGGAGGGTGGAGGGGCGGTGCTGCAGGGAGGGGTCGGGTGGGGAGAGAGGCGGCGGCTGGGTGCGGAGGGAGGCGGCGGCTCTATCTGGAGAAAGTCCTAGTACCAATAACTCGGGAGAAAGTTCAGGATTCGTGCGCCCGCTGTCGATAGCGAGTGTGCGGAGCGTCTCAATGACAGAGAAGGCGGAGGCACTGTCGAGGCCACTAGTGGGCTCGTCGATGAAGAGGAGGCGTGGCCGGGTGAGGATCTACAGCGCGATGCACAACCGCTTCTTCTCGCCGCCGCTGATGCCCCGGAGATGCCATGTACGGGTGGATATGATTGTAGTTTTCGAAATCAAGAAAAAAACGAGCTACCTAAGCTCAGGAGTCAAAAGTCTTTTCTCCGTTCTAGCGCTGTATCAGCCTATGTCACCTATTAGCTATTGCCTTGCCTTGTAGAAGGTAAATAGGTCATGGTGTCAATTTTTACCCCTCAAAGGGGAAGGAACAACCAAAACTAAGTTAGCGTGAACTATGTTACTGGTCATATCTTCAGAAAAATGAGTCGATACATGCAGCAACGCAGGCGACCTTCTTGTTACACACTTAACTTGAACAGAGTAATATTAGTAGCCTGACAATATCTAATATTCTTGTAGAAATCTCTAGTGTTTTGTTGCTTTGTAGTTTAAGCGGTCAGGGAGCAACATTGGTGACCAGCACCTCTAGGATTGACGGACAGCTGCTCCTCAGATGCGTAAAGCCATCTGTTGCCACGACTGCCTTCAGCATGTCAAGAGAAGAGAAGAACTTCAAGCACGCATCTCTGAGACCGTCACAACCACGCTGCTCAGCCAACGCCAACATAGTCGCCGCAGTGTCTTTGCGGATGTGCTTGCACAGTATCTCTTCGCATATCCATTTGAGCCTCTCGATGTTAAACCTATCTGCAGCGACGAGCAAATGTTGTGCCATCTCCACAATTTCTTCCTCGCCAATCTCGGGCAACGTGTCCGTGTAGATGAAGTGGAGCATCGCCTTGAAGACTTTAGCTTCCATGTTGTCAATCCGTACACGGGGTGCCCCCTTCCCTTTCACAGGATCAGAGAGGTCCGCCATAAGGACTGAGGACCGAGCGATGATGTACCTGTGTGTAGGGAACGTCTCACCGCCCACCTCCAAAGATAAGAGCATCACTAGTAGAGCCTTTAAACGCTCAAATCTTCAAAGCAGTTTAAGGGTTGAGAATGGGCATTTTTTGGCACTTTTGAGGGGTGAAAAACAGGGGCACAGACTAGAACCCTCAAACCCTTAAAAGTGAGGATTGAGGGCAAAGACTAGAACCCTCAAACCCTTAAAACATTCATGATATATCACAATTGTTCATAGGTAGACACTGACATTGACACTAGGTAGATAGTTCATCGGTAGACACTGACACCATCTAGGGTTTATCCCAGAAGTCCTCATCGAAATCGGAGCTGTCGccatcctccgcggccttcttggcGGCTACCTCCGCGGCATCCTCGGCCTCCATCTCCGCGACCATCTTGTCGTACCAATCGgggtcctccgcggccttcttggcGGCTTCCTCCGCGGCTTCCTCCGCCTCCATCTCCGCGACCAGCTTATCGATCCAATCGGGATCGTTGTTGTCAGAGCTATCGTCAACTACGATAGTGGGAGGCGGCGCCGAGGATGAAGACGGTCGAGAGGCGGCCGCCGCAGCTCGCTGCACCGCCAGTTGCGCGTAGAACTCGAGCTCCTCTGCGACGTGCTGATGATGCGCCGCACGGAAGGCGGCCATTTCCGCCTCATCGCGGTTCCGGATGGACATCCGCATGTATTCCCGGCGGACAGCGCGCTCCTCGGCGCGGCGGTGGCGCCACGAACTCAGCCGCCGCGAGGTtgttgacgtcgaagaagttccgCGGCCCGGCGCCGCCGTCGTAGCGCCACACCATGACGTCGTATGCACGGGCGGCGAGTTCGGCCGAGTCGAACGTCCCGAGCCAAAACCGCTCGCCGCCGCGCGTGATCTCGGCGCCCCACCGGCCGGAGAGGCGGAGCCGCACGCCGTGGTAGCCGGTGGACGAGCGCGGCAAGGCGCGGTGCGGCGGCATCTCCACCGCAGGCGGAGGTGGGGCGGCAGGGGTCGGCGGCGAGGCCGGGTGGCGCGGCTCGGGGAGGCGGGGTGGCGCGGCTCGGGGAGGTGCGGGAGGCGGCGGCTGGTTCGGGGAGGtgcgggaggcggcggccgggGGGCGgctcgggcggcggcgcggcttgGGAGGTCGCGTATCGGGCGGCGGGTGGCGGGGAGGCGCGGATCAGGGGGCGGGGAGCTCGCGGCGGCGGCAGGGGTCgaggggaggcgggcggcggccggaatcgcggcgggaggcgggcggcggcgcagAGGCGGGAGGTTGGGAGGGGAAATTTCCCTCCCGCGCGACGAGGAAAATGAGTGCGGGTTGGGGGTTGTTTGGCCTCCCCAACCCCTACTTCTACAGGTTGAAAATGGGTTTGAGGGTTGGGCCTTTAAATTTTTTTGAGGGTTCGAGGGTTTAGGGGTTCTAGTCTACGCGTTTTTCCTCTCACAAACTGTAAAAAGCAGTTATTTTTGAGGGTTTAAGGGCTCTACTAGTGATGCTCTAAGTCCGCTCCATGTCCGCTTCTGAGGAGGTCGAGCAGGTGCAGGTGCAAGTTGGACGGCGGCACGGTGATGGACGGTGAGGCACGTGGCTCCCTCACGATGGTTCGGGTCTGATTCTTGATGGTGAAATGACACCTGATGCTGAAGCAGTCATCCTTGAGATACTCTGATTCCTCCAGATCTTTCTTCTTCATGAACCTGATAAACCCCGTCGAATCTTTTGGACGGTATCTATCGAATCGATCGTCTATCTTGCTGTGCAATGCCACCGGCCGGCCATCGTGGTCAAGTAAATTGATGGAGAGTTTCGCCATGATGTCCTTGCCATCGGTGCTATCATCACGTTGCACCTGCATAGCAATCCAGTCGGGGCCGTGCGAGACCTCGCCGTCGGGGTAGTATTTGATGCACCAGCGATAGCATGCGTTGACAAAAGTTTCAGATCTGATGAACCGTCCTTTGCCGAGCCCCTTCGTTAGGGAGTACCCCTCGATCTTGAGGTCGTGCCACCCGGACACGGCCTCGGCGACAATGGCCGACGCGGAGGAGGGAGAGGAGCTTGTTGCATTGACAAGCTGGCCTGCTACTAGCTGCAGCAACAGAGTAGCACAGAGAACGGAGTTCCAGCTGGTTGAGGAGCTGGACATGGTTCGAGATAGTTGCGGTGTATAACGGCAACGGCGATGGCGGCCGGTTTCAGGCTGGCATCGTCGGGGTCGAAGATGCGAGAAGGCGAGAACAGGCCGTTTCGGCATAAACTATTTGTGGGGGAACTGCCATTCCCTAGTTTATAGCAGAGTACTCCTGTTCCGTAGGATCAATGATCTCCTGAGCATCCAATTTACCGTGGAAACATGCATATTAGCTCTTTATAtggactagttgaatgcccgtgcgttgctacggtatttttttttatatatttttGACATTTTCTAGCAATATTACATAGTGGCTTAGTTGGTTGTTTTTTCCATCCACCAAAGGTAACATTTTAAATTGTTCTATCATAACATGTATAAAAAGAAAAACTATATGTCCTTGTATTGCGTAAAACCTTATGCTTATTCCTTTCACTCAATTTCTTCGAAAGCAAACACTTTAAAAAAAAGAATAGATTTTTTGGTTGgtacagaagaataaagtcagacAAATTTAACAATATTGTGTAGTCATGCCCTTATCTAAAATTTATCACCCGGTAGATGAATTGGCTCTAGATGTATACACATTTTGTTTTTTTGAAACATGCTAAAAAGTTTATGTTTTTTCTCTCTCTAAAAAGGTAGTACATTAAAGGGAGACATTTTTCACTCAGACGGTAGCGCTCATTTCCCCTATCTTCTCCATTAGGCTCGCCCCCGTCCCCCACCTAGTTCTCCACGGTTGGGCACGCCGTCTGCTCTCCGCCTTGAACCTACCATCACGGAAGGTATTCCAGACCGCGGACATAGTTGCCAGAAATCTGGGTCATCCGGGTCGATGAACGGGATCGAGGGTCGCCACTATGGGGAATGAGGTTCGACGAAGGGTATACATCTCCGGTACCCCAATTCGAAACATGGGTCGCGACCCAAAATATTAGAATTTTCAGAGTAAAAAGCTCGCCACTAATTGATCAGTAATTAAACAAATAcaataatctttactattaaacgtCAATCGGTGGTGGTCGTACGTCTGAAAAACGCTCGGTACGTCAAGAAAACCGGATGGTTCGTAAAGCTCTGTACGTCAAGAAAACCGGATGGTTTCTTCCTAAAAAAAACGGTAGCTGCTAGATCGAATCGCCCCCCACAACTCCCGGGCATGTCTCTCAATCCGCCGCCTGCTCTGCTCCCCGTCCCGCTGCTCGCGAATCACCCACGGCTCCATGCCCACCTACATGAGTCCCGACAGCCCAGAAGGCCCGACGCCGCGCGTCGACCGGCTGCTAATGATGCAAATCTCGGCGAGTGCTCGCCTTCTTGGGCTGGGAAATCCCGTGCTCGGCTGGGAAAGACGGATTCCCCGATTTGGCTCGCGACCCCGCCTGAGAAATTGAAGGACGCACGGAGAAAACATGAAGAAGGGAGAAGGAGTAGTGGGGTGCAGGGAAGAGAGGAGATGCAGGCGCCGGGGAAGAAAGGTTGGGGCCAGTGGAGAGAGAAATCGAGAGAGGAGATGGATCGTGACTCGTGAGAGATAGCAGTGTGGCCGCCTCTGCGCGTGGATCTCGAGCAGGCCACGAGTGCCTTATTTTTTACAACACTGCTACTGCGTGCGTGCTTTTGCTAATGCTACTGATTTTGCCTAGCTGCACTGTTTCTGTGTGTGCTTTGTTCTAGCCAATCCTGATTGCCTGCCTTGCGTTGTGTATGCTTTCCTGCTTGGTGCAGGCCGCTTCCTTTGTGGGCATCCGCTATGCtggttagtactccctccgttcggaTTAAATGGACGCAATGCGAGTGAATATTGTTTTAGGCTAGCATCCTTCAGAAATATGGTACTGACCGCGTTGATTAAAAACATCCAGAGGTAGTAGGTGTGAATGTTCTTTTTCTAGGGGTCACTGGATAGAGCAAAGCCCCCAACTGAACTTATTCATTAAGAACTAAATGAATAATGGAAGTCTGGAGTTTTCTCGGTCCAGTCCAACGATGATGACACCACAATGGATCATAGAAAATGGTTTCACATCTTGTATCATTGATCATTTAGAGTCAATAATAATAACACAATCTAATTTTTTTTTAGCTAAAAACATGTGTTAAACACTTGCTCTACCATAGCAAAGCACGGTCAAGTTTTCACAAAGTAATTTAAAATGAGCCAGATAACTGTTGGCAGCCGCACACATGTCGCACATACAACCGGGGGTGAAGCTTCCGGTAGGGGAAGGTAGGTCAGCAGCTCTACCTTGATTTTTGGTAAATACATTAATATGCATGTACTTTTCAAAGATTATCAACACTTGGTGGACATCGAGCAAAATATTTCCATAACAAAGGATCAAGTCTTCCCATTGAGGTGACATTATTGTTGTGTTTTATATTCTGCTTGTAACTAAATATCTTTCTACTTTTTATCATACTAATTGAGTATGTTAGAGTGATATATAATATTAATCTCTCAAATATATTTTAATCTTTTCACCATCTTTTATCCATAACTTAATTTTCGTCTCTCGTTAGCATACAATCCTTTCAGAAAAGATCAAACTATAAGCATATGACATGTACAATCCTTTGAGAAAGTAGTGATGAGACTTCAAGGTAGGATATTATAAGGCATAATATGTAttttccgtagcaacgcacgggtattatgctagtagTGGAATTACGAGACCAAAGGTCAGTCCACTCCTTAATCATTTACTATCTACCATACCTGAATGGTTTGACAAAGCATCCCCGAATCTCATGTTCATTACTCTGGGATCCACCTCAAGCGCCCCATCAAGCTACCACCTTGGCCGCCATTCCTCTGGCTCGTGAAGGCGAGCATCCCCCAATCCCTAATTCATGTAGTATCCAGTCGGCCGATTCTGAAGCAGCGACGGGGACTGCAGCTGAACGGGGCAGGGGCGGAGGGCGGCGGCGTGCGTGCGACCTTTAAGCCGGTCGCCGGCGTACCCATCAGTGGCGGGATAGAGATTGCGCATACGGCGCTACGACAGCTCGACAGACAGCGGGCGGAGCGGCGGGATTCCTGGTACGTATGTACTCTTCCATTTGCAAATATGGGCAGGGGCAGCAGCCATCGAACTGGATAGGGTTCAGTTGAGATGAGCAACGCCATGGAGCCGCTGTCCCCGCCCTATTCCGGTCCTATCCATCCTTCGGTTACCGCTGTTCACACTACACCCGCCACCAGCACCCTCCCGTCATTGTCTATCTCCCATGGTGCAGAAGGAGAAACAACCGACAGGGGAATAGGGTTGGACCGGGCGGAGTGAAGGAGGAAGAACCTGGAGGGTATACGAGGCAAGGGAGAAGAGGAGGGGGACCTGCGCGCCGCCGCCGggcgctggtcgctcgcgtcggtATGGGCGTGGGGAAGCTCGCTCGCACGCCTCGCGTCACGAGGAGTCCTCCCTGTGAGCGACGAACAGGTAAGCGTGAGGCCTCGCGGACAGTTTCCACGCGATTCAGAGGGTTGGACCTCAGAATCGCAAACTAATCACTCACCATAATCCTAATTCTGACTGAGCCTGCCAATTCTGTAATCATGTTCGGCGTCTGACCTGTTTGTATATACATAGAGGCCTGTTATTTTGTTTGTATATATAGATAGATGTTGGACGCATGGGTTGTTTCTATTGGGCCTACGAGAAGTTTGTGACTTGGACGTCTGGGCTGTTTCTATTGGGCCTACGAAAAGATTGTGACCTGTTTGGCCTGTTTGCTGTTTCTATTGGGCCTACGAAAAGATTGTGACTTGTTTGGCAtgtttgtgacaccaggcagtcacctattgcaatttaatagtaaagatattctTTTCATATTAGCTTCCTTCGATCAAGATTTATTTCCTAAGAACTATACAATACTTATTTTTATAGCAGCATGTATTTTACTATCCCTAGTATTTCACGCACTCGCAATATCCATAGGTTGCTACCAAACTTCAATACCATCTAGACGCGCGTTGGAAGAGAGGCCGAGCCTCCACCATTGCTAGATTCAAAGCGCACCATTACCAATGACTCAATGTGGCTTAATAAGTTGATTAATTATATTTTTCGAAAGGGTCGTGCTCAGCATCCCTGGGGAATTGGACTTTGGATGGACTTAAGATGAGCCATCCGATCTGGCCTTTTGTCCTACCCGCACGTTTGTTTCCTCCCCACCATGgaaaaaaagaacaactgaatcACGCGGGAACAAGTGAAGCCCCGCAGACACATCCCACCGCCCCTGCCATTCAGAACGCAGGCAAAAGACCTTGTCGACTCGCACCTAGGTCAACCGCTGACGCATGAGCCCTCAATACCGTCGCCTACCCAGTCTTCAACATCCCCACTCCGCTCGTATCACCGTTGTCCATGGCGGCAGCGTAGCCACCAAGCTTGCAGTATCCTGACTCCGGCGAGTAGTGCCGACGACGGAGGCTGGTAGCACCATCGCCTACTCTGTCGCAACATCACCGCACACAATTAGCAGCACCGACGGTATCCCATTGCAGCTCCAGCTCTGGTCGCTTGGATCTTCGTAGGTATGCCCTTTGAGCAATTGACGATGCCCCTTTGCATCTCCGACGTTGATGGCTTGTAGCTTCCCTGGCGACCTGTTGCAGATCAGGCGGGAGCGCTCTTAGCATCTTCTACACTCCTTTGCAGCTTTGCCACCGGTGGCTTACTGTTCTGGCTAGCTGCTCATTGGTCTCGTAGCAGTGTCTTGTTGCTATTATAGCACTTACATTCATCGCTTGCAGAAGCACCACTTGCTACTCTCAgcggggtgatgacccacaagtatagggggtgtatcgtagtattttcgataaataagagtgtcaaacccaacgaggagcagaaggtgttgacaagcagtttcgattaaggattcactgtaaatgctcacaaacaagtattcagggggttttgatatagcagataaataaagtacaagtaaataaaatgcgagagtaatagttgcagcaagtggcccaatcctctttagcacaaaggacaagccggtttgtttacttataatgaccaaacgttcttgaggacacacgggaatttagtctagtgctttcgcttcatatagctgattaatcttcattgttttgataagtgttgtgtgggtgaacctatgctaatgcaccgcccttcctaggactaatacatacttgtgattataccccttgcaagcatccgcaaatacaagaaagtaattaagataaatctaaccacagccttaaactctgagatcctgctatccctcctgcatcgatataccaacgggggtttaggtttctgtcactccggcaaccccacaattagcaaacgaatacaagatgtattcccctaggcccataaaggtgaagtatcatgtagtcgacgttcacatgacaccactagaagaataacaccacaatttaaatatcataacattgaatattacccaacataattcactactaatatttagacttcacccatgtcctcatgaactaaacgaactactcacgagacatcatatggaacatgatcagaggtgatatgatactgaataaaaatctgaacataaaccttggttcaatagtttcactcaatagcatcaataacaagtagtaatcaatatcgggagagtttcccctatcaaacaatcaagattcaaccctagatgttacagcggtgacgaggtgcagcggtggagatggcggtgacgatggtggagatgatggtgatgatgatcccaatgaagtccagctcgatgatgatgacgatggcgtcgatttccccctccgggagggaatttccacggcggattcctgcccgccggagagctcttttctctctggtgttttccgccccgcagaggcggctgtgtctcttcgcgattcttctctggagcttaggttttcgggacgaagaagtacgcgaaggagaggaggccagagggggttgtggccccctccccacaaggcggcgcggccaggcctaggcccgcgccggcctatggggggccatggcggccctcctcggctcctccttctggctgtctccgtcttctggaaaaataagattttccgtgtaatttccgtcaattgctgatcttccgaaatattgcattctgacggtgctttttccagcagaatcctgactccggtgcgcgattctccaataatcatgaaacatgaaaaatagatgaaataacataagtatcatctctaaatatcaatgaataacagtaaattataatataaaatagtgatgcaaaatggacgtatcaacccccccccccccccccaagcttagacttcgcttgtccccaagcgaaactgagctcagtaaacaagaccacatgtttatggagtgaagagtcgataaataaaatatggacaagaagcatcatattaattcacacaagacattctagtgaacaacttccccatatgattcaacttgaaacaagtaaaaggaaatcacaaataaaggtgcataggaaatcataattggtgatggcaaacttcgttcttggtcaaagaacaattaacatattATACTTATtcgtcgagcagcgctcttatat
This Lolium perenne isolate Kyuss_39 chromosome 1, Kyuss_2.0, whole genome shotgun sequence DNA region includes the following protein-coding sequences:
- the LOC127312927 gene encoding BTB/POZ and MATH domain-containing protein 1-like; translated protein: MADLSDPVKGKGAPRVRIDNMEAKVFKAMLHFIYTDTLPEIGEEEIVEMAQHLLVAADRFNIERLKWICEEILCKHIRKDTAATMLALAEQRGCDGLRDACLKFFSSLDMLKAVVATDGFTHLRSSCPSILEVLVTNVAP
- the LOC127336457 gene encoding BTB/POZ and MATH domain-containing protein 1-like; translation: MSSSSTSWNSVLCATLLLQLVAGQLVNATSSSPSSASAIVAEAVSGWHDLKIEGYSLTKGLGKGRFIRSETFVNACYRWCIKYYPDGEVSHGPDWIAMQVQRDDSTDGKDIMAKLSINLLDHDGRPVALHSKIDDRFDRYRPKDSTGFIRFMKKKDLEESEYLKDDCFSIRCHFTIKNQTRTIVREPRASPSITVPPSNLHLHLLDLLRSGHGADLEHH